A region from the Brassica napus cultivar Da-Ae chromosome C8, Da-Ae, whole genome shotgun sequence genome encodes:
- the LOC106377352 gene encoding 3-ketoacyl-CoA synthase 1-like yields the protein MERTNSIEMDQERLTAEMAFKDSSSAVIRIRRRLPDFLTSVKLKYVKLGLHNSFNFTTFLFLLIILPLTGTVLVQLTGLTFETFSELWYNHAVQLDGVTRLACLVSLCFVLIIYVTNRSKPVYLVDFSCYKPEDERKMSVDSFLKMTEQNGAFTDDTVQFQQRISNRAGLGDETYFPRGITSTPPKLNMSEARAEAEAVMFGALDSLFEKTGIKPAEVGILIVNCSLFNPTPSLSAMIVNHYKMREDIKSYNLGGMGCSAGLISIDLANNLLKANPNSYAVVVSTENITLNWYFGNDRSMLLCNCIFRMGGAAILLSNRRQDRSKSKYELVNVVRTHKGSDDKNYNCVYQKEDERGTIGVSLARELMSVAGDALKTNITTLGPMVLPLSEQLMFLVSLVKRKLLKLKVKPYIPDFKLAFEHFCIHAGGRAVLDEVQKNLDLKDWHMEPSRMTLHRFGNTSSSSLWYEMAYTEAKGRVKAGDRLWQIAFGSGFKCNSAVWKALRVVSTEEMTGNAWAGSIEDYPVKITQ from the coding sequence ATGGAGAGAACAAACAGCATAGAGATGGATCAAGAGAGATTAACAGCGGAGATGGCGTTTAAAGATTCTTCATCGGCCGTTATACGAATCCGGCGACGTTTGCCAGATTTCTTAACGTCCGTCAAGCTTAAGTACGTGAAGCTTGGACTTCATAACTCTTTCAACTTCACCACCTTTCTCTTCTTACTCATCATTCTTCCCTTAACGGGGACCGTGCTGGTTCAGCTAACCGGTCTGACGTTCGAGACCTTCTCCGAGCTTTGGTATAACCATGCGGTCCAACTCGACGGGGTGACAAGACTCGCCTGCTTGGTTTCCCTCTGCTTCGTTTTGATCATCTACGTGACTAACCGGTCTAAACCGGTTTACTTAGTGGATTTCTCCTGCTACAAACCGGAAGACGAGCGGAAAATGTCCGTAGATTCGTTCTTAAAGATGACGGAGCAAAACGGAGCTTTCACCGACGACACCGTCCAGTTCCAGCAAAGAATCTCGAACCGGGCCGGTTTAGGAGACGAGACTTATTTTCCACGTGGCATAACTTCAACACCCCCGAAGCTAAATATGTCCGAGGCACGTGCCGAAGCTGAAGCCGTTATGTTCGGTGCTTTGGATTCACTCTTCGAGAAAACCGGAATTAAACCGGCTGAAGTCGGAATCTTGATCGTAAACTGCAGCTTATTCAATCCGACGCCGTCTCTATCGGCAATGATCGTGAACCATTACAAGATGAGAGAAGACATCAAAAGCTACAACCTCGGAGGAATGGGCTGCTCCGCCGGATTAATATCTATCGATCTCGCCAATAACCTCCTCAAAGCAAACCCTAACTCTTACGCTGTCGTGGTCAGCACGGAGAACATAACCCTAAACTGGTACTTCGGCAACGACCGGTCAATGCTCCTCTGTAACTGCATCTTCCGAATGGGCGGTGCAGCGATTCTCCTCTCTAACCGGCGACAAGACCGGTCCAAGTCAAAGTACGAGCTAGTCAACGTCGTACGGACACACAAAGGATCAGACGACAAGAACTATAATTGCGTGTATCAGAAGGAAGACGAGAGAGGAACGATCGGTGTCTCTTTAGCTCGGGAGCTAATGTCCGTGGCCGGAGACGCTCTGAAAACAAACATAACGACGTTAGGACCGATGGTTCTTCCTTTGTCGGAACAGTTAATGTTCTTGGTTTCATTGGTCAAAAGGAAGTTGTTGAAACTCAAAGTGAAGCCGTATATTCCGGATTTCAAGCTCGCTTTCGAGCATTTCTGTATACACGCAGGAGGTAGAGCGGTTCTCGACGAGGTGCAGAAGAATCTCGATCTTAAAGATTGGCATATGGAGCCTTCGAGAATGACTTTGCACCGGTTTGGTAACACTTCGAGTAGCTCGCTTTGGTACGAGATGGCTTATACCGAAGCTAAGGGTCGGGTTAAAGCTGGTGATAGGCTTTGGCAGATTGCGTTTGGATCTGGTTTCAAGTGTAATAGTGCGGTTTGGAAAGCGTTACGAGTGGTTTCGACGGAGGAGATGACGGGTAATGCATGGGCTGGTTCGATTGAAGATTATCCGGTTAAGATTACGCAGTGA
- the LOC106377350 gene encoding pyruvate dehydrogenase E1 component subunit alpha-3, chloroplastic: MATAFSATLPLHGSSQENRLLLPPTRLPPPSFLGSTRSLPIRRLNHAHAARRSPVVAVQEIVKEKKPTNPLLITKEEGLVLYEDMILGRSFEDMCAQMYYRGKMFGFVHLYNGQEAVSTGFIKLLTKSDSVVSTYRDHVHALSKGVSARAVMSELFGKVTGCCRGQGGSMHMFSKEHNMLGGFAFIGEGIPVATGAAFTSKYKREVLKQDCDDVTVAFFGDGTCNNGQFYECLNMAALYKLPIIFVVENNLWAIGMSHLRSTSDPEIWKKGPAFGMPGVHVDGMDVLKVREVAKEAVSRARRGEGPTLVECETYRFRGHSLADPDELRDAAEKAKYAARDPITALKKYLIENKLANEGELKTIEKKIDDLVEEAVEFADASPQPGRSQLLENVFADPKGFGIGPDGRYRCEDPKFTEGTAQV; this comes from the exons ATGGCGACGGCTTTCTCTGCCACGCTTCCTCTCCATGGATCATCTCAAGAGAATCGTCTCTTGCTTCCCCCCACCCGATTGCCTCCTCCTTCTTTCCTCGGATCCACCCGTTCTCTCCCCATTCGCAGACTCAATCACGCTCACGCCGCTCGTCGATCTCCCGTCGTCGCTGTCCAGGAAATTGTCAAGGAGAAGAAACCCACCAATCCCCTG TTGATAACCAAAGAGGAAGGATTGGTCTTGTACGAAGACATGATTCTCGGTCGTTCTTTCGAGGACATGTGTGCTCAAATGTACTACCGTGGCAAGATGTTCGGTTTTGTCCACTTGTACAACGGCCAAGAAGCCGTCTCCACCGGCTTCATCAAGCTTCTCACCAAATCCGATTCAGTCGTCAGCACGTACCGTGACCACGTCCACGCCCTCAGCAAAGGCGTCTCCGCTCGTGCCGTTATGAGCGAGCTCTTCGGGAAGGTCACCGGCTGCTGCAGAGGCCAAGGTGGGTCCATGCACATGTTCTCAAAAGAACACAACATGCTCGGTGGGTTTGCCTTTATAGGCGAAGGCATCCCTGTCGCCACTGGCGCTGCTTTCACTTCGAAGTACAAGAGGGAAGTCTTGAAGCAGGACTGCGATGACGTCACTGTTGCGTTCTTCGGAGACGGGACTTGTAACAACGGGCAGTTCTACGAGTGTCTGAACATGGCTGCGCTTTATAAGTTGCCGATTATCTTTGTCGTTGAGAATAACTTGTGGGCGATTGGGATGTCTCATTTGAGATCGACTTCTGATCCTGAGATATGGAAGAAAGGTCCTGCGTTTGGGATGCCAGGTGTCCATGTTGATGGTATGGATGTGTTGAAGGTGAGAGAAGTGGCTAAAGAGGCGGTCTCAAGAGCTAGGAGAGGTGAAGGTCCGACATTGGTGGAATGTGAGACTTATAGGTTCAGAGGACACTCCTTGGCTGATCCTGATGAGCTCCGTGATGCTg CTGAGAAAGCCAAGTACGCGGCAAGAGACCCGATCACAGCATTGAAGAAGTATCTGATAGAGAACAAGCTGGCGAATGAAGGGGAACTTAAGACGATAGAGAAGAAGATAGACGATTTGGTGGAGGAAGCGGTTGAGTTTGCAGACGCGAGCCCACAGCCTGGTCGGAGTCAGTTGCTAGAGAATGTGTTTGCTGATCCCAAAGGGTTTGGGATAGGACCTGATGGACGTTACAGATGCGAGGATCCCAAGTTTACTGAAGGCACCGCTCAAGtctga
- the LOC106377351 gene encoding 60S acidic ribosomal protein P1-3 translates to MSTVGELACSYAVMILEDEGISITSDKIATLVKAAGVEIESYWPMLFANMAEKRNVTDLIMNVGAGGGGGAPVAAAAPAAGGGAAAAAPAAEEKKKEEVAEESDGDLGFGLFD, encoded by the exons atgtcgacAGTGGGAGAGCTTGCTTGCAGCTACGCAGTTATGATCCTCGAGGACGAGGGTATTTCTATCACG TCCGACAAGATCGCTACTTTGGTCAAAGCCGCTGGCGTTGAGATTGAGTCATACTGGCCAATGCTATTCGCCAATATGGCTGAGAAACGTAACGTCACTGACCTCATCATGAACGTTGGTGCTGGTGGTGGAGGCGGTGCCCCTGTTGCCGCTGCTGCTCCAGCTGCCGGTGGTGGTGCCGCGGCTGCTGCACCTGCCgctgaggagaagaagaag GAGGAAGTGGCGGAAGAGAGTGATGGTGATTTGGGTTTCGGCTTGTTCGACTAA
- the LOC106375031 gene encoding WAT1-related protein At1g01070, with protein sequence MNEETQSVKVIGQCSPIIVMVITNIAMGSVNALVKKALDVGVNHMVIGAYRMAISAFILAPFAYILDRKTRPKLTFRLFIDHFFSGLLGASLMQFFFLLGLSYTSATVSCALVSMLPAVTFALALVFRIEKVKNLKTKGGKLKMLGTLICISGALFLTFYKGPQISNPHSHREALHHNNNDQDKTNNWLLGCLYLTIGTTLLSLWMLFQGTLSIKYPCKYSSTCLMSVFAAFQCALLSLYKGRNVKDWVIDDRFVIIVVVYAGVVGQAMSTVATIWGIKKLGAVFASTFTPIGLISATLFDFLILHTPLYLGSVIGSVVAVMGLYVFLWGKNNETETSTTLPPQMDNEEQNTNISNNSSNV encoded by the exons atgaatGAAGAGACGCAAAGCGTGAAAGTAATCGGGCAATGTTCACCGATTATAGTAATGGTGATAACTAACATAGCGATGGGTTCAGTGAATGCACTTGTGAAGAAAGCTCTTGATGTTGGTGTGAACCATATGGTCATTGGTGCTTATCGAATGGCTATTTCCGCTTTCATTCTAGCTCCATTCGCCTATATCTTGGACAG GAAGACAAGACCGAAGCTAACGTTTAGGCTATTCATCGATCATTTCTTCAGTGGTCTGCTCGG GGCAAGTTTGAtgcaatttttctttttgcttgGTCTATCGTATACGTCAGCAACTGTTTCGTGTGCTTTGGTAAGCATGTTGCCTGCAGTCACTTTCGCTTTGGCCCTTGTTTTCAG GATTGAAAAAGTAAAGAATCTAAAGACCAAAGGAGGAAAATTGAAGATGCTGGGAACTCTAATATGCATAAGTGGGGCTTTGTTCTTAACATTCTACAAAGGCCCTCAAATATCAAACCCTCACTCTCACCGAGAGGCTCTTCACCACAACAACAATGATCAAGACAAAACCAATAACTGGCTTCTTGGATGTCTTTACTTAACCATAGGAACCACGTTGCTGTCTCTATGGATGTTGTTTCAAGGGACTTTAAGCATTAAGTACCCTTGTAAATACTCGAGCACCTGTCTCATGTCAGTTTTTGCGGCGTTCCAATGTGCTCTATTGAGCCTTTACAAGGGCAGAAACGTTAAAGACTGGGTTATCGATGATCGATTCGTGATTATTGTCGTCGTATACGCT GGAGTAGTAGGGCAAGCCATGTCGACGGTAGCAACAATATGGGGGATAAAGAAATTGGGAGCTGTTTTCGCATCAACGTTTACTCCAATCGGTCTTATCTCAGCTACTCTATTCGATTTCCTCATCTTACACACTCCTTTATACCTCGGCAG TGTAATTGGATCAGTAGTGGCAGTAATGGGTCTCTATGTGTTCTTGTGGGGTAAGAACAACGAAACGGAAACATCAACTACATTGCCTCCTCAGATGGATAACGAAGAACAAAATACTAATATTTCAAATAATAGTTCTAATGTTTAA
- the LOC106377349 gene encoding WAT1-related protein At1g11460 → MGSLVVNSKHIGSYHSLTYIHIERKRSAREMNVVEGERSSIVDKWAPAMAVVVANTVTGSVNALVKKALDGGVNHMVIGAYRLAISAFILAPLAYFLERKTRPKITLRLLIDHFISGLIGASLVQFFFMLGLSYTSATVSGAFLSMMPAITFALSLILRMESVRDLKSETGMLKVMGTLICVGGALLLTFYKGPQISHFHSHPEALQDNNNHQSKTNNWLLGCLYAAIGASFFSMWMLFQGTLNIKYPCKYTSICLMSVFGSFQCALLSLYKRRTVNDWVIDDRFVIFVIAYAGIVGQAMSTVATTWSIKKLGAVFASTFSPIMLISATLFDFLILHTPLCLGSIIGSVVVVTGLYVYLWGKNKEMKAAATMCPPIQNEDKYNTNDNNTNNNGSRLSV, encoded by the exons ATGGGAAGCCTTGTGGTGAACTCAAAGCACATCGGGTCTTATCACTCTCTAACATACATACATATAGAGAGAAAGCGATCAGCAAGAGAAATGAATGTCGTTGAAGGAGAGAGATCATCAATAGTAGACAAATGGGCACCGGCTATGGCAGTTGTGGTAGCAAATACAGTGACGGGTTCAGTAAATGCCCTTGTGAAGAAGGCTCTTGATGGTGGTGTTAACCATATGGTCATTGGTGCTTATCGTCTGGCTATTTCTGCTTTCATTTTGGCTCCTCTCGCTTATTTCTTGGAAAG GAAAACAAGACCGAAGATAACGTTAAGGCTATTGATCGATCATTTCATCAGCGGTTTGATTGG GGCGAGTTTGGTACAATTTTTCTTTATGCTTGGTCTGTCGTACACATCAGCAACTGTTTCGGGTGCTTTTCTGAGCATGATGCCTGCAATTACCTTCGCTTTGTCCCTTATTTTAAG AATGGAAAGTGTAAGAGATCTAAAGAGCGAAACAGGAATGCTAAAAGTGATGGGAACATTGATATGCGTCGGTGGAGCGTTGTTATTAACATTTTACAAAGGTCCTCAGATATCACACTTTCACTCTCACCCAGAGGCTCTTCAGGACAACAACAACCATCAAAGCAAGACAAATAATTGGCTTCTTGGATGTCTCTATGCTGCTATAGGAGCCTCGTTTTTTTCTATGTGGATGCTTTTCCAAGGGACTTTAAACATTAAGTACCCTTGCAAATACACGAGCATTTGTCTCATGTCCGTGTTCGGCTCATTCCAATGTGCTCTCTTGAGTCTCTACAAAAGGAGAACTGTCAATGATTGGGTCATTGATGATAGATTCGTCATTTTCGTCATTGCATACGCG GGAATAGTGGGGCAAGCGATGTCGACAGTAGCAACAACATGGTCGATTAAGAAACTGGGAGCCGTTTTCGCATCAACGTTTAGTCCCATTATGCTCATCTCAGCTACTCTATTCGATTTCCTCATCTTACACACTCCTTTGTGCCTCGGCAG TATAATTGGATCCGTGGTGGTAGTAACGGGTCTCTACGTGTACTTGTGGGGTAAGAACAAAGAAATGAAAGCAGCAGCAACAATGTGTCCTCCGATCCAAAACGAAGATAAATACAATACTAATGATAATAACACCAACAATAACGGCTCTAGGTTATCCGTTTAA